The following nucleotide sequence is from Peribacillus sp. ACCC06369.
GATAATGACTTCTTCAAGGCCAAAGGATGGCTTTCTGGTAAAAGGGCAACTAAGTTCTCAATAAATAGCGTTTCTCCTTTGATTTTCTTTTCATTCACCGGCAGGGGGCCAATCAAGGCCATGTTTATGTTACCTTTTATCACCGAATCTATCAGGTAGCGATATGAACCTTGTTTCAATGTGAATTTCGCCAGCGGATAACTTTCCCTGAAGTCGGAAATGACCCTTGGCAATATATAAGAAGCTAAACTGCTGGGAAAGCCAATGCGGATTGTCCCTTTTTCTGGATCCAGACTTTCAGCCATCTCACGCTTAGCACGATTGATTATATCCATAGCTTGTTCCATATGGGCTAAAAATGTATATCCAATAGGCGTCAATCTAATCTTTCGGCCTTCCCGGATAAATAGGGGCACGCCCAATTCTTCTTCTAAATTATAAATTTGGCGACTGACAGCAGACTGGGCAACATGCAAGTCCACTGCTGCTTCCGTCATATGTTCACGCTTTGCCACTTCAATGAAATATTCGATTTGCCTTAATTCCAATCTAAGCTCCCTCTTTCATATCAAAACAGCATGTTATTTATCTAATATTCAGATTGTTTATTTCACTTTTAAATTATATCATGAAAGTATTATATAAAACCGATAAGCTTACCCTAATTAATATTTTTTGACTTTACTAAAGGAGAGAGAACAATGACCACTTCACAAGAAGTCGAGCATGAGGATTTACAAGTTGCTAGAGAGTTCGTAAGTCAAGTATACGCACAGGTAAAGGAGCGTAATCCTCACGAAAGTGAGTTCCATCAAGCCGTAAAGGAGATATTCCTTTCATTGGTCCCCGTTTTTGCAAAACATCCAAATTATATGAAAAGCGGGATATTGGAAAGGCTGGTTGAGCCCGAAAGAATGATCACCTTCCGAGTCTCTTGGGTTGATGACCTGGGAAATGTTCAAGTCAACCGTGGTTTTCGTGTACAATTCAATAGTGCAATCGGGCCATTCAAAGGCGGTCTTCGATTCCATCCCACTGTCAATTCCAGCATCATAAAGTTTCTTGGTTTCGAGCAAATCTTTAAAAATTCTCTTACAGGCCAGCCGATTGGTGGGGGAAAAGGCGGTTCAGACTTCGATCCAAAAGGAAAATCGGACGCGGAAATCATGCGTTTTTGCCAAAGCTTCATGTCGGAACTATCTCGCTATATCGGCCCTGATACAGACGTACCAGCTGGTGATATCGGAGTCGGTGCAAGGGAGATCGGTTACCTGTTCGGTCAATATAAAAAGATTCAAGGTAGCTACCATGCCGGTGTTTTAACTGGTAAAGGAATAAGTTATGGCGGAAGCTTGGCCCGTACAGAAGCAACTGGATATGGAACGGTTTACTTCGTCGAGGAGATGCTTAATGACAAAGGGTTACAATTCCGTGGCAGCACTGTCGTTATTTCCGGATCTGGCAATGTATCGATTCATGCCATTGAGAAAGCTACACAATTGGGAGCTAAAGTTGTTGCTTGCAGCGACTCCAATGGCTACATATATGATGAAAACGGTCTGAACCTGGATACAGTTCGACGTTTAAAAGAAGTGGAACGAAAACGATTGAGCGAATATGTCGATGCACACCCCGAAGCTGTATACCATGAAGGAAGCTATGGCATTTGGTCTGTACCATGCGACATCGCACTTCCTTGTGCCACACAAAATGAAATCGATGAAGAAGCAGCAAAATTACTGATCAAAAATAATGTGAAGGCAGTCGGTGAGGGTGCTAATATGCCTTCAACCCTTGAGGCCATTGAAGTATTCATTAATAATGGCATCCTTTTTGGACCAGCAAAAGCGGCCAATGCAGGCGGCGTAGCCGTGTCTGCACTCGAAATGGCCCAAAACAGCGCAAGAATGCCTTGGACTTTTGAAGATGTCGATGCCAAGCTGCATCAAATCATGAAAAACATCTATAAAAACAGTGTAGAAGCTGCAGAAGCATATGGTGAGCCTGGTAACTTAGTTATAGGGGCCAATATTGCCGGATTCCTTAAAGTGGCGGATGCAATGCTGACTCAAGGTATACTCTAGCAATCGGTTGATTTAGGAGGCGGTTCCAACAGGGGCCGCCTTACTTTTGTAAAAGAGTGATCTCACTTTTTTTTACCCTCTTATTCATCTCAATTCAAGCTGAATATCCACACTCAGATAACATCAATGAGATTAAAACATTTCTTTCTTACTATAAAAAAAAAGAGTGCCGGAAAAGTTCTGGCACTCTCATGGTTTGCAGACAATTATTCTTTGGTGACCAATTTCAATGGAACGGATATTGTGCCATCCACTTTATCGCCTTTTAAGATTTTCTCAGCCGCATTAACCGCTTCTTCACCGATAAGTGCCGGTTGTTGGGCGATTGTAGCTTTTAGTTCACCGGTTTCAACTGCTTTCAATGCATCATCATTTCCGTCAAAACCAACCACGATGATGTCTTTTCCTGCTGCCTTGATTGCTTCAATGGCCCCAAGTGCCATTTCATCATTATGGGCGAATACCGCTTGGATGTCATTATTGCCTTGGAGGATATTTTCCATGACGTTAAGCCCTTTTGTCCGGTCGAATTCCGCCGTTTGGCTTGTCAGGACATCTAACTGCTTGTCCGCAATATTGTGGAAACCTTTCCCACGTTCACGAGTTGCAGATGCTCCGGATACCCCTTCAAGTTCCACTACTTTCGCTTTTTCGCCAAGCTCTTTAACTAGATATTCTGCAGCCATTTCACCGCCAGCCACATTATCGGAAGCGATGAACGTTTCAATGTCACCTTCGTCTGAAGAGCGGTCAATCGTGATAACGGGAATGCCCGCATCATTTGCATCTTGAACGGCTGAAGTTATTGCCGCAGAGTCAGTTGGATTCACAAGAAGGACATCAACCTCTTGAAGAATTAAATCTTCAATTCCGCTAATCTGTTTTGCTGTATCATCCTGGGCGTCAACAACTGTAACTTTCATGCCTTTTTCTTTTGCTTCTTTTTCAATACCATCTTTTAAGGAAACGAAGAATGGATTGTTTAAAGTTGAGATGCTGACTCCGACTTTCACGTCTTTCATGGAGTCTTTCTTTTCTTTTTTATCATCTTTTAGACCAGAATCCATTGAACAGGCAGCTAAGACCATTAAAGAAAGAACCATGATGATCGATACTATTTTTTTCATTGATTACACCTCTTCTTATGATTTTTTACGGTCAAGTAAGACCGCGATTAATATAACTGCACCTTTTACCACTTGCTGGTAAAAAGAGGATACACCAAGTAAATTCATGCCGTTATTCAAGGTACCGATGATCAGGACACCCACCAGCGTACCGAACAACCGCCCTTTACCGCCTGAAAGGCTCGTTCCACCCAGGACCACGGCTGCGATGGCATCCATTTCATAGGATTGGCCTGCCGTCGGCTGTGCCGAATTCAGACGGGATGTTAAAATGGCACCGGCAATTGCTGCCATCGTACCGGCCAGACCATATATGGCCACCTTGACTCGGTCAACTTTAATTCCCGAAATGCGGGAAGCCCTTTCATTTCCGCCAATTGCATATGTTTTACGGCCAAAGGATGTTTTATGAAGCAGGAACCATAGGATTAAGAAAGCGATGACCATCACAACAGCCGGTACTGGCAGTCCCAGGAAGTATCCTCTCCCAAGCATCTGGAACATTTCAGAATCGCCAATTCCAGTAATCGGCTTTCCATCCGTATACACAAGCGTTAATCCCCGGAATATCGTCATGGTGGCCAATGTCACGATGAAAGGGGCCATTTTTCCTTTTGAAACGAGAATCCCATTGATTATACCCATTATTGCACCTAGCAGAATGCCTACTAATATTGCTAAAATAGGATCCATTCCCGAGACCATCATGCCAGCCATAAGTGCGCTGGATAGAGCTAAAATGGAACCGACGGACAAGTCGATGCCACCTGTCAATATGATAAAGGTCATTCCAAATGCAATAAGTGCATTGATGGAGGTTTGACGCAATAAATTCAAAATATTATTCGGTTCCATGAATGATGGATTTAAAACGGTTATTACGATAAATAATAGTACCAGGGCAAGTAACGGACCAAATTTCTGCCAAATCCCGCTTTTCCCTGTAGCCTCAAGTTTCATCCTAGTTCCCTCCTGTCGCCAATGCCATAATTTTTTCTTGCGTCGCTTCCTGCTTTAACAATTCCCCAGCAATCTCACCTTCGTGAACCACAAGGATTCTATCACTCATTCCAATGATTTCCGGAAGTTCTGACGAAACCATGATGATGGCGATGCCTCGCTCCGTCAATTCATTCATCAATTCGTAAATTTCACGTTTTGCACCAACATCTATGCCTCGGGTTGGCTCATCCATAATTAAAACTTTAGGGGAAGTGCCGATCCATTTGGCAATTACCACCTTTTGTTGATTCCCTCCGGAAAGATTGCCGATGATCGTTTCAGCCGAAGATGTCTTTACGTGAAGTCGCTTAATCATCATTTCGGCAAAGTTTTTCTCATCCTCCGTTTTTACGAGTCCATTAGGAGCAAAGCTTTTCAGATTCGGCAAGCCGATATTTTCCCTTACTGAAAAGTCCAGTATCAGCCCCTCTTCTTTACGATTTTCCGTAATGAAGGCCAGGCCGTGTCGAACTGCATCCGTTGGTTTTCGTATGGAAACTTTCTTGCCTTCAATGGTAATTTCACCGCTGTCTATTTGGTCGACACCAAAAAGGGCGCGCATTATTTCTGTTCTGCCAGCTCCCATCAATCCGGCTACACCCACAATCTCGCCTTGCCGTACTGCGAAATGGATATCTTCAAAAAGCCCTTTTTTAGTTAATCCTTTTACATCGAGGACTACGTCGCCAGGGTTTGCTTCACGATGAGGAAAACGATCCTCCAACTCCCGCCCGACCATTTTTTGAACGACTTCATCGAAATTTGTATCTGCAATTTTTTTCGTATCGACTGTTTTTCCGTCACGCATTACGGTGATCCTATCACAAATGGCAAAAATTTCTTCCATTCGGTGAGAGATATAAACTAGTGATACACCCTTTTTAGTAAGTCCTTTCATCACTTCAAAGAGCTTCTCTATTTCTCTATCGGTCAGAGCTGCTGTGGGCTCGTCCATGATGATGACTTCGGCATCCGTCATAAGCGCCTTGGCAATTTCAATCATTTGCTGTTCCCCGACAGAACAAAGGCCGGCTTCCTTATCAAAAGGAAGGGAAATATTAAGTGTTTTAAAAATCTCGTTTGCACGCGCTTTCATTTGTTTCGTCTTTAGGACACCGAAGGTATTTACCATTTCCCTGCCGATAAATAGATTCTCCAGCACGGTCATCTCTGGCCAAATATTCAATTCCTGACGGATAAAGGCCATTCCCGCCTCTTCCGCTTCCTTTGAATCCTTGAATGAGGTTTCTTTACCGTTAATCTCGATCGTTCCTTGGTCTTGTTTATGCAGCCCGGTCAAAATGTTCATCAAGGTTGACTTCCCCGCTCCATTCTCCCCCATTAGTGCATGTACTTCTCCTGCCTCTAAAGAAAAATGAACACCTTCCAATACCTTGTTTTGTCCAAATGCTTTATAAATATTGTGCATTTCGATTTGCATGCTCATCATCTCTTTTCTTTAAAAGAATACTCCAGACTGCAATATGCAATTTGAATACGGCGTCGTCTCCCCAGTCCGGATTATTGCTTTCGCGTTACTTGTCAGCCTTTTAAAATCCTCATGGGAAACATATTCAATCCCTTCCCCGAATTGCTGCTCCAAATATTGATGCTGTTCTGGGTTTTTATCCTTCACTTCAGTGGCAGCGATAACTTTTTCAACAACCATATCTTCGTGAACGGCTCGAACGACATCTTGAAAAGATGGTGTTCCAGGAGTCAAAGCTAAATCTATCTTCCAGACTCCCGATGGTACCGGCAGCCCCGCATCACCCACGACAATATAATCCGTATGACCAAGGTCAACCAGGACCTTGGCTATTGAACTATTGATGATTCCTTGACGTTTCATGCTTCAAGGCCCCTTTCGACTTCTTTCCTTTGCGGCATGCCGCCTTGAGCGCCTAACTTCGTCACGGAAATGGAGGCTGCCCGGTTCGCGAATAACAAGCATTCGTCAAAACTTTTTCCTTCTGCAACGGCCACCGCAAAGGCAGCATTGAATGTATCGCCTGCCCCTGTTGTATCCACTGCTTCCACTACAAAGCTTGGAACGACCTTTTCTTCATGCCCGTCAAAATAACGGACGCCATTTTTCCCTTCGGTAATGAATAATTTATTTGGATACTCAGTCAAGACTTTCGTTCGATCCCGGCCATTAAAAAGTATTTCGAACTCATGTTCATTCGGCGTAAGGAATGATGCCTGTTGAATGACAGCCTCGCTTAGCTTGCGGGCTGGAGCTGGGTTCAAAAGTAATTTCTTTTGAAGCGTGTTGCACAATTCAGCCAGAAATTCCACTGTTTCCTCAGGAATTTCCTGCTGAACCATCACGATATCCGACTCCTCAATGACCTTTTTCGCCTTTTGTACATATTCAGGAGTAATGAAATCATTTGCACCTTTTACGACAATAATACTGTTATCACCTTCTGAAAGGGTAATGTGTGCTGTACCGGAGGCTGTACCTGTAACCGGTTCCACATACTCCGTGTTTATATGATTTTTTTTCAGGTTTTCTAAAATGATCTCACCATAGACATCATCACCTACACATCCAACCATGGATACTTCAGCACCAAGTCGGGCAGCAGCCACAGCCTGATTGGCTCCTTTTCCTCCAGGAACCGTGATGAACGACTCTCCTAAAACCGTTTCCCCTGCTATTGGCCGCTTAGCTGATGTCACCACTAAGTCCATTGAGGAACTTCCCACTACTGTAATTCTAATCATGCCTTCTCCGCCTTTCTTCTCGTTGTTTGTCTCTCCACAAAAGAAACAGGGAGCTTTTTGTGCGGCACTTCCAATTTTTCCTGATTGATCTTTTTAATTAGCATTTCCGCGGCTTGTGCCCCCATCTCGTAGGCTGGCTGCCGAATTGTCGATAACGGTGGGTGCAATAACGCAGTGAAGGCGATATCATCATAGCCTATCAATTGTATGTCTTCCGGAATCCGTATTCCCCGTTTTAAAATCTCTTGAAGTGCGGCAGCTGCAACAATATCATTGCAAGCAATGATTCCATCCGTTTTTGGATATTGCTCGAACAGCTGTCTCACGCAAATTTGGCCGCCCTGAAGAGTGAGGGATGAATCCATGACTTGCACATTCACTTCGGCTTGTTTCAATTCTTCCAATGCTGCCATGTACCGTTCATATACAGGTTTTATTTCGACTGGTCCCCTGATGAGGACGATATTTGTACTGCCTCTATCAAGCAATACGCGTGCTGCGAGCTTACCGCCTGTCTTTTGATCGGAATAAACAGCTGGTAATTTTTCTGCTGTACGGTCAAGAAGGACAACTGGAATTTCCAGGTTATCAAAATTTTCATTGGCTTCTTCACTGGTTGAAGCAATCATGCCCACTACATTATTCTGAAGAAAAG
It contains:
- a CDS encoding LysR family transcriptional regulator — encoded protein: MELRQIEYFIEVAKREHMTEAAVDLHVAQSAVSRQIYNLEEELGVPLFIREGRKIRLTPIGYTFLAHMEQAMDIINRAKREMAESLDPEKGTIRIGFPSSLASYILPRVISDFRESYPLAKFTLKQGSYRYLIDSVIKGNINMALIGPLPVNEKKIKGETLFIENLVALLPESHPLALKKSLSLNELQGNPFIVYPKGYVLRDLVMKACRLHGFEPEVAFEGKDTDAIKGLVAAGLGITLIPEISLIDSLPRFTVKLPLEDPSVTRAVGVIVPTDRELMPTEKLFYQYLKDTFAKLEGFQK
- the gdhA gene encoding NADP-specific glutamate dehydrogenase, whose amino-acid sequence is MTTSQEVEHEDLQVAREFVSQVYAQVKERNPHESEFHQAVKEIFLSLVPVFAKHPNYMKSGILERLVEPERMITFRVSWVDDLGNVQVNRGFRVQFNSAIGPFKGGLRFHPTVNSSIIKFLGFEQIFKNSLTGQPIGGGKGGSDFDPKGKSDAEIMRFCQSFMSELSRYIGPDTDVPAGDIGVGAREIGYLFGQYKKIQGSYHAGVLTGKGISYGGSLARTEATGYGTVYFVEEMLNDKGLQFRGSTVVISGSGNVSIHAIEKATQLGAKVVACSDSNGYIYDENGLNLDTVRRLKEVERKRLSEYVDAHPEAVYHEGSYGIWSVPCDIALPCATQNEIDEEAAKLLIKNNVKAVGEGANMPSTLEAIEVFINNGILFGPAKAANAGGVAVSALEMAQNSARMPWTFEDVDAKLHQIMKNIYKNSVEAAEAYGEPGNLVIGANIAGFLKVADAMLTQGIL
- the rbsB gene encoding ribose ABC transporter substrate-binding protein RbsB produces the protein MKKIVSIIMVLSLMVLAACSMDSGLKDDKKEKKDSMKDVKVGVSISTLNNPFFVSLKDGIEKEAKEKGMKVTVVDAQDDTAKQISGIEDLILQEVDVLLVNPTDSAAITSAVQDANDAGIPVITIDRSSDEGDIETFIASDNVAGGEMAAEYLVKELGEKAKVVELEGVSGASATRERGKGFHNIADKQLDVLTSQTAEFDRTKGLNVMENILQGNNDIQAVFAHNDEMALGAIEAIKAAGKDIIVVGFDGNDDALKAVETGELKATIAQQPALIGEEAVNAAEKILKGDKVDGTISVPLKLVTKE
- the rbsC gene encoding ribose ABC transporter permease (functions to transport ribose at high affinity; forms a complex with RbsA2C2B), whose product is MKLEATGKSGIWQKFGPLLALVLLFIVITVLNPSFMEPNNILNLLRQTSINALIAFGMTFIILTGGIDLSVGSILALSSALMAGMMVSGMDPILAILVGILLGAIMGIINGILVSKGKMAPFIVTLATMTIFRGLTLVYTDGKPITGIGDSEMFQMLGRGYFLGLPVPAVVMVIAFLILWFLLHKTSFGRKTYAIGGNERASRISGIKVDRVKVAIYGLAGTMAAIAGAILTSRLNSAQPTAGQSYEMDAIAAVVLGGTSLSGGKGRLFGTLVGVLIIGTLNNGMNLLGVSSFYQQVVKGAVILIAVLLDRKKS
- a CDS encoding sugar ABC transporter ATP-binding protein; its protein translation is MQIEMHNIYKAFGQNKVLEGVHFSLEAGEVHALMGENGAGKSTLMNILTGLHKQDQGTIEINGKETSFKDSKEAEEAGMAFIRQELNIWPEMTVLENLFIGREMVNTFGVLKTKQMKARANEIFKTLNISLPFDKEAGLCSVGEQQMIEIAKALMTDAEVIIMDEPTAALTDREIEKLFEVMKGLTKKGVSLVYISHRMEEIFAICDRITVMRDGKTVDTKKIADTNFDEVVQKMVGRELEDRFPHREANPGDVVLDVKGLTKKGLFEDIHFAVRQGEIVGVAGLMGAGRTEIMRALFGVDQIDSGEITIEGKKVSIRKPTDAVRHGLAFITENRKEEGLILDFSVRENIGLPNLKSFAPNGLVKTEDEKNFAEMMIKRLHVKTSSAETIIGNLSGGNQQKVVIAKWIGTSPKVLIMDEPTRGIDVGAKREIYELMNELTERGIAIIMVSSELPEIIGMSDRILVVHEGEIAGELLKQEATQEKIMALATGGN
- the rbsD gene encoding D-ribose pyranase, yielding MKRQGIINSSIAKVLVDLGHTDYIVVGDAGLPVPSGVWKIDLALTPGTPSFQDVVRAVHEDMVVEKVIAATEVKDKNPEQHQYLEQQFGEGIEYVSHEDFKRLTSNAKAIIRTGETTPYSNCILQSGVFF
- the rbsK gene encoding ribokinase, whose protein sequence is MIRITVVGSSSMDLVVTSAKRPIAGETVLGESFITVPGGKGANQAVAAARLGAEVSMVGCVGDDVYGEIILENLKKNHINTEYVEPVTGTASGTAHITLSEGDNSIIVVKGANDFITPEYVQKAKKVIEESDIVMVQQEIPEETVEFLAELCNTLQKKLLLNPAPARKLSEAVIQQASFLTPNEHEFEILFNGRDRTKVLTEYPNKLFITEGKNGVRYFDGHEEKVVPSFVVEAVDTTGAGDTFNAAFAVAVAEGKSFDECLLFANRAASISVTKLGAQGGMPQRKEVERGLEA
- a CDS encoding LacI family DNA-binding transcriptional regulator, with amino-acid sequence MATIRDVAKEAGVSVATVSRVMNGSGYAHEDTKKVVMAAVEKLNYKPNEVARSLYNRKSKLVGLILPDITNPFFPEMARGVEDYLQQFGYRLIFGNSDEKRDKEIEYIDTFLQNNVVGMIASTSEEANENFDNLEIPVVLLDRTAEKLPAVYSDQKTGGKLAARVLLDRGSTNIVLIRGPVEIKPVYERYMAALEELKQAEVNVQVMDSSLTLQGGQICVRQLFEQYPKTDGIIACNDIVAAAALQEILKRGIRIPEDIQLIGYDDIAFTALLHPPLSTIRQPAYEMGAQAAEMLIKKINQEKLEVPHKKLPVSFVERQTTRRKAEKA